A genome region from Candidatus Abyssobacteria bacterium SURF_5 includes the following:
- the msrB gene encoding peptide-methionine (R)-S-oxide reductase, producing the protein MKTKILLIVMVLIAGAVALDLFGIFNRQVEGDEGINQDNLQTATFAGGCFWCVEADFEKAPGVVEAISGFAGGHKENPSYEEVSSGTTGHVETVRVYYDPSKTDYSQLLEVFWKHIDPTDPGGQFVDRGEQYRSVIFYENEEQKRQAEESKNALDASGRFEKPIVTEIVPFTNFYKAEDYHQDYYDTSKLKYTYYRWRSGRDQFIEKIWGKEPEKVALTKEQKYTKPDDATLRKRLTPLQYEVTQNEGTEPAYKNEYWDNKRDGIYVDIVSGEPLFSSLDKFDSDTGWPSFTKPLVPENIVEREDNKLFFIKRTEVRSKHGDSHLGHVFTDGPPPTGLRYCLNSAALRFIPEEDLEKEGYGEFAALFTPEKSDA; encoded by the coding sequence ATGAAGACCAAGATTCTCCTAATCGTTATGGTACTCATAGCAGGAGCGGTTGCCTTGGATCTATTCGGCATTTTTAATCGGCAGGTTGAAGGCGACGAGGGGATCAACCAGGACAATCTGCAAACGGCCACATTTGCGGGAGGCTGCTTCTGGTGCGTTGAAGCAGATTTTGAGAAGGCGCCCGGAGTGGTCGAAGCCATCTCGGGGTTCGCAGGCGGTCATAAGGAAAATCCTTCCTACGAAGAAGTATCTTCGGGCACAACGGGACATGTGGAGACCGTGCGGGTTTATTATGACCCCTCGAAGACGGACTATAGTCAACTCCTCGAGGTCTTCTGGAAACATATCGATCCGACCGACCCGGGAGGGCAGTTTGTCGACCGGGGCGAGCAATATCGCAGTGTGATCTTTTATGAAAATGAGGAGCAGAAGCGGCAGGCCGAAGAATCAAAGAACGCGCTCGATGCCTCCGGCAGGTTTGAAAAACCCATTGTCACCGAGATCGTCCCGTTTACCAACTTCTACAAGGCGGAAGATTATCATCAAGACTACTACGACACCAGTAAACTGAAGTATACGTACTACCGCTGGCGCTCAGGACGGGACCAGTTCATCGAGAAAATCTGGGGAAAAGAGCCGGAGAAGGTTGCCTTGACAAAGGAGCAGAAATACACCAAGCCTGATGACGCGACCCTGCGCAAGAGGTTGACACCGCTCCAGTACGAAGTCACACAAAATGAAGGGACCGAACCGGCGTACAAGAACGAGTACTGGGACAATAAGCGCGACGGCATCTACGTTGATATCGTCTCAGGCGAACCTTTGTTCAGCTCGCTCGATAAGTTCGACTCAGACACCGGTTGGCCAAGCTTCACCAAACCTCTCGTTCCGGAAAACATCGTCGAGAGGGAAGACAACAAGCTCTTCTTTATCAAACGGACGGAGGTCCGAAGCAAACACGGTGATTCGCATCTTGGCCACGTTTTCACCGATGGTCCGCCGCCCACCGGCCTGCGTTATTGCCTCAACTCCGCCGCCCTTCGTTTCATCCCCGAGGAGGACCTTGAAAAGGAGGGCTACGGCGAATTTGCCGCTCTGTTCACGCCCGAAAAATCTGACGCATGA
- a CDS encoding glycosyltransferase, which produces MEAERITIVIPTLNEASTLAAAIDRAKKGRNIEIIVADGGSSDNTLGIAESRGVKVVVAPGGRAKQENAAAAAAMGEILLFLHADTHLPNGFDGHIRRVLAEPRTAGGAFLLSIDATNLSLRVIERAANLRSKLLQMPYGDQALFMRTSLFRAMGGFPDMPIMEDFVFVRRLRKRGAVVIAPVPITTSARRWLALGVWRTTIINQAVILAYYIGAPLDTVARWYRAARSPLR; this is translated from the coding sequence CTGGAGGCGGAGCGGATTACAATCGTCATCCCTACGCTCAATGAAGCATCGACTCTGGCGGCTGCCATCGATAGAGCTAAAAAAGGCCGCAATATAGAGATAATTGTCGCCGATGGAGGCAGCAGCGACAACACCCTCGGTATAGCTGAATCGCGAGGCGTCAAAGTTGTCGTTGCTCCCGGGGGACGAGCAAAACAAGAGAATGCCGCAGCTGCCGCCGCGATGGGTGAGATTCTCCTGTTTCTGCACGCCGACACGCATCTGCCGAACGGTTTTGACGGTCATATCCGCCGAGTGCTGGCGGAGCCCCGGACTGCGGGCGGAGCATTTCTACTTTCCATAGACGCCACAAACCTCAGCCTTCGCGTCATTGAGCGCGCGGCCAATTTGCGTTCGAAGCTGCTCCAGATGCCATATGGGGATCAGGCGCTATTCATGAGAACAAGTCTTTTCCGCGCAATGGGCGGGTTCCCTGATATGCCGATCATGGAGGATTTCGTTTTCGTTCGGCGCCTTCGAAAACGTGGCGCCGTTGTGATTGCTCCTGTTCCAATTACCACCTCTGCCAGGCGCTGGCTCGCTTTGGGGGTATGGCGAACAACGATAATTAATCAGGCGGTGATATTGGCTTACTATATTGGCGCCCCCCTCGACACCGTTGCACGGTGGTACAGAGCCGCCCGCTCGCCCCTCAGATAA